One Streptomyces sp. V4I8 genomic window carries:
- a CDS encoding ATP-binding cassette domain-containing protein translates to MVHVSATPVLALRGVSKRFGAVQALTDVELEVHAGEVVALVGDNGAGKSTLVKTIAGVHPIDEGVIEWEGKAVSINRPHDAQSLGIATVYQDLALCDNIDVVGNLYLGREVRKWGVLDEVEMERRSRELLQTLSIRIPSVRIPIASLSGGQRQTVAIARSMLGEPKLVILDEPTAALGVEQTAQVLDLVERLRERGHAVILISHNMADVKAVADKVAVLRLGQNNGVFEVKTTSQEEIISAITGATDNAVTRRAARTNGEVSK, encoded by the coding sequence ATGGTTCACGTGTCCGCTACGCCCGTGCTGGCGTTGCGCGGGGTCTCCAAGCGGTTCGGTGCCGTTCAGGCGCTCACCGACGTAGAGCTTGAGGTCCACGCCGGTGAAGTGGTCGCCCTGGTGGGCGACAACGGCGCCGGAAAGTCCACGCTGGTCAAGACGATCGCCGGCGTGCATCCCATCGATGAGGGCGTCATCGAGTGGGAGGGCAAGGCCGTTTCGATCAACCGGCCGCACGACGCCCAGAGCCTGGGCATCGCGACGGTCTACCAGGACCTCGCGCTGTGCGACAACATCGACGTCGTCGGCAACCTCTACCTGGGCCGTGAGGTCCGCAAATGGGGCGTCCTCGACGAGGTCGAGATGGAGCGCCGCTCACGCGAGCTGCTCCAGACGCTGTCGATCCGCATCCCCAGCGTGCGTATCCCGATCGCCTCGCTCTCCGGCGGTCAGCGCCAGACCGTGGCCATCGCCCGTTCCATGCTCGGCGAGCCCAAGCTGGTCATCCTCGACGAGCCCACCGCCGCCCTCGGCGTCGAGCAGACCGCCCAGGTCCTCGACCTGGTCGAGCGACTGCGCGAGCGCGGCCACGCCGTGATCCTCATCAGCCACAACATGGCCGACGTCAAGGCCGTGGCGGACAAGGTCGCCGTGCTGCGCCTGGGTCAGAACAACGGTGTCTTCGAGGTCAAGACGACCTCGCAGGAGGAGATCATCTCCGCCATCACCGGCGCCACCGACAACGCCGTGACCCGCCGTGCGGCGCGCACGAACGGGGAGGTTTCCAAGTGA
- a CDS encoding sugar ABC transporter permease translates to MSIDKTSATAQDHDVRNTEAAAAAVTAVDPRLLVQEQGLAGYIGEFKRKLKAGELGSLPVILGLVAICVIFQSLNSAFLSAQNINDITVTMVGTGMISVGIVFVLLLGEIDLSVGSVSGASSALAAVLAVNQGWPEWVAVLFAVAAGAVIGAAHGFFFAVLGAPAFAVTLAGLLFWLGFMLQTLGENGTINLDSDGLIGKLTTYFFTDVAAAYGLAAVVTAVFFITSFLGNRRRAAVGIPFRPLSDTILRTALLGVVSFAAAVMYNQYKGLPLATVIFLVFLVVTDFVLRRTSFGRKIFALGGSVEASRRAGINVTAVRISVFAISGGFAAIGGLFLASKIASANQSAGTGDLLMNAIAAAVIGGTSLFGGRGRTWNALLGVLVIVSIQYGLQLESIAEPVKYMITAGVLLTTVVIDSITRKTQKTAGRA, encoded by the coding sequence GTGAGCATCGACAAGACCTCCGCGACGGCGCAGGACCACGACGTGCGCAACACCGAGGCCGCCGCGGCCGCGGTGACCGCGGTCGACCCCCGCCTGCTGGTGCAGGAGCAGGGCCTGGCCGGTTACATCGGCGAGTTCAAGCGCAAGCTGAAGGCCGGTGAGCTGGGCTCCCTGCCCGTCATCCTCGGCCTGGTCGCCATCTGCGTCATCTTCCAGAGCCTGAACTCCGCCTTCCTGTCCGCGCAGAACATCAACGACATCACCGTCACGATGGTCGGCACGGGCATGATCTCGGTCGGCATCGTCTTCGTGCTGCTGCTCGGCGAGATCGACCTGTCCGTCGGCTCGGTCAGTGGCGCTTCCAGCGCCCTCGCGGCCGTCCTCGCGGTCAACCAGGGCTGGCCCGAGTGGGTGGCCGTGCTCTTCGCCGTCGCGGCGGGCGCCGTCATCGGCGCGGCGCACGGCTTCTTCTTCGCGGTGCTGGGCGCTCCCGCGTTCGCCGTCACGCTGGCCGGTCTGCTCTTCTGGCTCGGCTTCATGCTCCAGACCCTGGGCGAGAACGGCACGATCAACCTCGACAGCGACGGTCTGATCGGCAAGCTGACGACGTACTTCTTCACGGACGTGGCGGCCGCGTACGGCCTGGCGGCCGTGGTGACCGCGGTGTTCTTCATCACCTCGTTCCTGGGCAACCGCCGTCGTGCGGCCGTGGGCATCCCGTTCCGGCCGCTGAGCGACACGATCCTGCGGACGGCGCTGCTGGGCGTCGTCTCCTTCGCCGCGGCGGTCATGTACAACCAGTACAAGGGCCTGCCGCTGGCCACGGTCATCTTCCTGGTCTTCCTGGTCGTCACGGACTTCGTGCTGCGGCGTACCTCGTTCGGCCGCAAGATCTTCGCGCTCGGTGGCAGCGTCGAGGCGTCCCGCCGTGCCGGTATCAACGTGACCGCGGTGCGGATCTCCGTGTTCGCGATCTCCGGTGGGTTCGCGGCGATCGGTGGTCTCTTCCTGGCCTCGAAGATCGCGTCGGCCAACCAGAGCGCTGGTACCGGTGACCTGCTGATGAACGCCATCGCGGCGGCCGTCATCGGTGGTACGTCGCTGTTCGGTGGGCGCGGGCGGACCTGGAACGCGCTGCTCGGTGTGCTGGTGATCGTGTCGATCCAGTACGGGCTCCAGCTGGAGTCGATCGCCGAGCCGGTGAAGTACATGATCACCGCGGGTGTGCTGTTGACCACGGTGGTCATCGACTCCATCACTCGTAAGACGCAGAAGACGGCTGGTCGCGCGTAG
- the dxs gene encoding 1-deoxy-D-xylulose-5-phosphate synthase: MPLLTRIRGPRDLDRLSPEQLDQLAEEIRTFLVEAVSKTGGHLGPNLGVVELTIALHRVFDSPKDKVLWDTGHQSYVHKLLTGRQDFSKLKMKGGLSGYPSQAESEHDVIENSHASTVLGWADGLAKANQLRKRDDHVVAVIGDGALTGGMAWEALNNIAEAKDRPLVIVVNDNERSYAPTIGGLANHLATLRTTDGYERFLTRTKEILDRTPVVGRPLYETLHGAKKGLKDFIAPQGMFEDLGLKYVGPIDGHDIEALESALARAKRFGGPVIVHCLTEKGRGYQPALQDEADRFHGIGPIHPDTGLPVKASGADWTSVFGDEMVKLGKEREDIVAITAAMLQPVGLKKFADTFPDRIYDVGIAEQHGAVSAAGLATGGVHPVFAVYATFLNRAFDQVLMDVALHKCGVTFVLDRAGVTGTDGASHNGMWDMSILQVVPGLRLAAPRDADQVRAQLREAIEVKDAPTVVRFSKGAVGPAVPAVGRVGGMDVLREPGTDTPDVLLVSVGALAPMCLEIASLLDKQGITTTVVDPRWVKPVDEAMAPLAERHRVVVTVEDNSRVGGVGSAVAQALRDAGVDLPLRDFGIPPRFLDHASRAEVMAEIGLTAPDIARQVTGLVAKLDGRFDRTAAEVDSVESARD, translated from the coding sequence GTGCCGCTGCTGACCCGCATCAGGGGACCGCGCGATCTGGACCGGCTCAGCCCTGAGCAGCTGGACCAGCTGGCAGAGGAGATCCGCACCTTCCTCGTCGAGGCGGTTTCCAAGACCGGCGGCCACCTCGGCCCCAACCTCGGTGTGGTGGAGCTGACCATCGCCCTGCACCGGGTCTTCGACTCGCCCAAGGACAAGGTGCTCTGGGACACCGGCCACCAGTCCTACGTCCACAAGCTGCTCACCGGCCGCCAGGACTTCAGCAAGCTGAAGATGAAGGGCGGTCTGTCGGGCTACCCCTCGCAGGCCGAGTCCGAGCACGACGTCATCGAGAACTCGCACGCCTCGACCGTCCTCGGCTGGGCCGACGGGCTCGCCAAAGCCAACCAGCTGCGCAAACGCGACGACCACGTCGTGGCCGTCATCGGCGACGGCGCGCTGACCGGCGGTATGGCCTGGGAGGCGCTGAACAACATCGCCGAGGCCAAGGACCGCCCGCTCGTCATCGTCGTCAACGACAACGAGCGGTCCTACGCGCCGACGATCGGCGGCCTCGCGAACCACCTGGCGACGCTGCGCACGACCGACGGCTACGAGCGCTTCCTCACCCGCACCAAGGAGATCCTCGACCGCACCCCGGTCGTCGGCAGGCCGCTCTACGAGACCCTGCACGGGGCCAAGAAGGGCCTCAAGGACTTCATCGCGCCGCAGGGCATGTTCGAGGACCTGGGCCTGAAGTACGTCGGTCCCATCGACGGGCACGACATCGAGGCCCTGGAGTCGGCCCTCGCGCGCGCCAAGCGCTTCGGCGGCCCGGTCATCGTGCACTGCCTCACCGAGAAGGGCCGCGGCTACCAGCCCGCCCTCCAGGACGAGGCCGACCGCTTCCACGGCATCGGCCCCATCCACCCCGACACCGGCCTGCCGGTCAAGGCCTCCGGCGCCGACTGGACGTCCGTCTTCGGCGACGAGATGGTCAAGCTCGGCAAGGAGCGCGAGGACATCGTGGCGATCACCGCCGCGATGCTGCAGCCGGTCGGCCTGAAGAAGTTCGCGGACACCTTCCCGGACCGGATCTACGACGTCGGCATCGCCGAGCAGCACGGCGCCGTGTCCGCGGCCGGCCTGGCGACGGGCGGCGTACACCCCGTCTTCGCCGTGTACGCCACCTTCCTCAACCGCGCCTTCGACCAGGTCCTCATGGACGTGGCGCTGCACAAGTGCGGTGTCACCTTCGTGCTCGACCGGGCCGGCGTCACCGGCACCGACGGCGCCTCCCACAACGGCATGTGGGACATGTCGATCCTCCAGGTCGTGCCCGGCCTGCGGCTCGCCGCGCCGCGCGACGCCGACCAGGTGCGGGCGCAGCTGCGCGAGGCCATCGAGGTCAAGGACGCCCCGACCGTCGTCCGCTTCTCCAAGGGCGCCGTGGGACCCGCCGTGCCCGCCGTGGGCCGGGTCGGCGGCATGGACGTCCTGCGTGAGCCGGGGACGGACACGCCCGACGTGCTGCTCGTCTCCGTGGGCGCACTGGCCCCCATGTGCCTGGAGATCGCCTCGCTCCTCGACAAGCAGGGCATCACCACCACCGTCGTCGACCCGCGCTGGGTCAAGCCCGTCGACGAGGCCATGGCCCCGCTCGCCGAGCGGCACCGCGTGGTCGTCACCGTCGAGGACAACTCCCGGGTCGGCGGCGTCGGCTCGGCGGTCGCCCAGGCCCTGCGCGACGCGGGCGTCGACCTCCCGCTGCGGGACTTCGGCATCCCGCCGCGCTTCCTCGACCACGCCTCCCGCGCCGAGGTGATGGCGGAGATCGGCCTCACCGCTCCGGACATCGCCCGCCAGGTCACCGGGCTGGTCGCCAAGCTGGACGGCCGGTTCGACCGTACGGCGGCCGAGGTCGACTCGGTGGAGTCCGCGCGCGACTGA
- a CDS encoding amino acid permease — MSSTLFRTKRVEQSILDTEEPEHALKKSLSALDLTVFGVGVIIGTGIFVLTGKAAKENAGPAVALAFVAAGVVCALAALCYAEFASTVPVAGSAYTFSYASLGELPAWIIGWDLVLEFALGTAVVAVGWSGYIASLMDNAGWHLPEALGTRDGADGFGFDILAAALVLVLTAILVLGTKLSARVTSIVVAIKVTVVLTVIIAGAFFIKGDNYDPFVPKAETVKAGSSLDSPLIQLMFGWAPSNFGVMGVFTAASIVFFAFIGFDVVATAAEETRNPQRDMPRGILGSLLICTTLYVAVSIVVTGMQHYSLLNVDAPLAEAFKDTGHPWFAGFISFGAAVGLTTVCMILLLGQTRVFFAMSRDGLLPRFFSHVHPRFKTPHRPTILLGGLIAILAGFTPLSELAELVNIGTLFAFVVVAIGVIILRRTRPDLHRAFRTPWVPFIPILSVCASLWLMINLPAETWVRFAIWMAVGCVVYFLYGRSHSRLGRHQETTVPEVEKGHGTDTA, encoded by the coding sequence GTGAGCAGCACACTCTTCCGGACGAAGAGAGTCGAGCAGTCCATCCTCGATACCGAGGAGCCAGAGCACGCGCTCAAGAAGTCCTTGTCCGCGCTGGATCTGACCGTCTTCGGCGTCGGTGTCATCATCGGCACCGGCATCTTCGTGCTGACGGGGAAGGCCGCCAAGGAGAACGCGGGGCCCGCTGTCGCCCTGGCATTCGTCGCGGCCGGCGTCGTCTGCGCGCTCGCCGCGCTCTGCTACGCCGAATTCGCCTCCACCGTCCCGGTGGCGGGCTCCGCGTACACCTTCTCGTACGCCTCCCTCGGCGAACTGCCCGCCTGGATCATCGGCTGGGACCTGGTCCTGGAATTCGCGCTCGGCACGGCGGTGGTCGCCGTCGGATGGTCCGGTTACATCGCCTCGCTGATGGACAACGCGGGGTGGCATCTGCCCGAGGCCCTGGGCACCAGGGACGGGGCCGACGGCTTTGGTTTCGACATCCTCGCCGCCGCCCTCGTACTGGTGCTCACCGCGATCCTCGTACTCGGCACGAAGCTCTCCGCGCGCGTCACCTCGATCGTCGTCGCCATCAAGGTGACGGTCGTACTCACCGTGATCATCGCGGGCGCCTTCTTCATCAAGGGCGACAACTACGACCCGTTCGTCCCGAAGGCGGAGACGGTGAAAGCGGGCAGCAGCCTCGATTCCCCGCTGATCCAGCTCATGTTCGGCTGGGCTCCGTCCAACTTCGGCGTGATGGGTGTCTTCACGGCCGCCTCGATCGTGTTCTTCGCCTTCATCGGCTTCGATGTCGTGGCCACGGCCGCCGAGGAGACCAGGAACCCCCAGCGGGACATGCCACGCGGCATCCTGGGCTCGCTCCTGATCTGCACCACCTTGTACGTCGCCGTGTCCATCGTCGTGACGGGGATGCAGCACTACAGCCTGCTCAACGTGGACGCCCCCCTCGCCGAGGCGTTCAAGGACACCGGGCACCCCTGGTTCGCCGGCTTCATCAGCTTCGGCGCGGCCGTGGGCCTCACCACGGTGTGCATGATTCTGCTGCTCGGCCAGACCCGTGTCTTCTTCGCGATGAGCCGTGACGGACTGCTTCCCCGCTTCTTCTCCCACGTCCACCCGCGCTTCAAGACCCCCCACCGGCCGACCATTCTGCTCGGCGGGCTCATCGCGATCCTGGCCGGCTTCACGCCCCTGAGCGAACTGGCCGAGCTGGTGAACATCGGCACGCTCTTCGCCTTCGTCGTCGTCGCCATCGGCGTGATCATCCTCCGCAGGACCCGCCCCGACCTGCACCGGGCCTTCCGCACCCCGTGGGTGCCGTTCATTCCGATCCTGTCGGTGTGCGCCTCGCTGTGGCTGATGATCAACCTGCCCGCCGAGACATGGGTGCGGTTCGCCATCTGGATGGCCGTCGGCTGCGTCGTGTACTTCCTCTACGGCCGCTCCCACAGCCGCCTCGGACGGCACCAGGAGACGACCGTGCCCGAGGTCGAGAAGGGCCACGGCACGGACACGGCATAG
- a CDS encoding NTP pyrophosphohydrolase yields MDEATPLLVIVDAANVVGSVPDGWWRDRRGAAERLRDRLAADGVPGRAGPVEIVLVVEGAARGVEPVPGVRVESAGRSGDDHMVELVERAAGRACLVVTADRELRRRVTELGADVAGPRTVRP; encoded by the coding sequence ATGGATGAGGCCACTCCCCTGCTCGTCATCGTCGACGCCGCGAATGTCGTCGGGTCGGTGCCCGACGGGTGGTGGCGGGATCGGCGCGGGGCCGCCGAGCGGCTGCGGGACCGGCTGGCGGCGGACGGGGTGCCGGGGCGTGCGGGGCCCGTGGAGATCGTGCTCGTGGTGGAGGGGGCCGCCCGGGGCGTGGAGCCCGTGCCGGGCGTGCGGGTGGAGTCCGCGGGCCGGAGCGGGGACGACCACATGGTCGAGCTGGTGGAGCGGGCGGCCGGGCGGGCCTGCCTCGTGGTGACCGCGGACCGCGAACTTCGGCGCAGGGTCACGGAGTTGGGGGCGGACGTGGCGGGACCGCGCACGGTTCGGCCGTAG
- a CDS encoding NAD(P)-dependent oxidoreductase, with protein MTDKLTVSVLGTGIMGAAMARNLAKAGHTVCAWNRTRAKAEPLAADGAFVAGTPAEAVQGADVVLTMLYDGPATLDVMREAAPALRSGAAWVQSTTAGVEGIADLAGFAREHGLVFYDAPMLGTRQPAEAGLLTVLAAGPVEGRRTVTPVFDAVGARTVWTGEDGGAGTATRLKLVANSWVLAVTNAAGEVLALSKALDVDPQRFFEVIEGGPLDMGYLRAKTGLVLNGGLSPAQFAVATAAKDARLIVEAGERYGARLDVAAASAARFERADAQGHGDEDMAAAYFASFEEEEPHG; from the coding sequence ATGACCGACAAGCTCACCGTGAGCGTCCTGGGCACCGGCATCATGGGCGCCGCGATGGCCCGCAACCTCGCGAAGGCCGGGCACACCGTGTGCGCCTGGAACCGTACGCGGGCCAAAGCCGAGCCCCTGGCCGCCGACGGCGCCTTCGTCGCCGGCACCCCCGCCGAGGCGGTCCAGGGCGCCGACGTCGTCCTGACCATGCTGTACGACGGTCCCGCGACGCTGGACGTCATGCGTGAGGCGGCGCCCGCCCTGCGCTCCGGTGCCGCGTGGGTGCAGTCGACGACGGCCGGTGTCGAGGGGATCGCCGACCTGGCCGGCTTCGCTCGCGAGCACGGCCTCGTCTTCTACGACGCCCCGATGCTCGGCACTCGTCAGCCCGCCGAGGCCGGTCTGCTCACGGTGCTGGCGGCGGGGCCCGTCGAGGGGCGGCGGACGGTGACGCCGGTGTTCGACGCCGTAGGCGCCCGTACGGTGTGGACCGGGGAGGACGGCGGGGCCGGGACCGCGACACGCCTGAAGCTGGTCGCCAACAGCTGGGTGCTCGCGGTGACGAACGCGGCCGGTGAGGTGCTGGCCCTGTCCAAGGCCCTGGACGTGGATCCGCAACGGTTCTTCGAGGTGATCGAAGGCGGCCCGCTCGACATGGGGTATCTGCGCGCCAAGACCGGGCTGGTGCTGAACGGCGGGCTCTCCCCCGCCCAGTTCGCGGTGGCCACGGCGGCGAAGGACGCGCGGCTCATCGTGGAGGCGGGTGAGCGGTACGGCGCCCGCCTGGATGTGGCCGCGGCGAGCGCGGCGCGCTTCGAGCGGGCGGACGCGCAGGGGCACGGCGACGAGGACATGGCGGCGGCGTACTTCGCCAGCTTCGAGGAGGAGGAACCCCATGGATAA
- a CDS encoding DUF6188 family protein produces MTEEREDRWTLGLRGMRVVAVHQTSDPPRRVVALAGGVELIFDGPAHLTHGSAAAPGAVPLPAEQWGKLVGATVVSAVAFKSGGLRAVFDTGHHLNVQGAIRAGGSHSKSG; encoded by the coding sequence GTGACCGAGGAGCGGGAAGACCGGTGGACCCTGGGGCTGCGAGGCATGCGGGTGGTAGCGGTCCATCAGACGTCGGATCCTCCGCGGCGCGTGGTGGCCCTGGCCGGCGGCGTGGAGCTGATATTCGACGGACCGGCGCATCTGACCCATGGGTCGGCCGCTGCTCCGGGCGCGGTGCCGCTCCCTGCCGAGCAATGGGGGAAGCTGGTGGGTGCCACCGTGGTGTCGGCGGTGGCATTCAAGTCCGGTGGGCTGCGCGCCGTATTCGACACCGGACACCATCTGAATGTTCAGGGGGCGATCCGAGCCGGCGGTTCGCATTCGAAGAGCGGGTGA
- a CDS encoding 3-hydroxyacyl-CoA dehydrogenase NAD-binding domain-containing protein: MSTTAELLKGAAELFPDEVVTQAHVRHLDLPFGAGRFALITLDNGFDHTKPTTFGPQSLANLDTAIDQVEAEAAAGDIVGVGITGKPFIFAVGADLKGVELLKEHKDALAIGKGGHEVFKRLAGIAVPTFAYYNGAAMGGGVEVGLHCEYRTVSKALPAFSLPEVFLGLVPGWGGCTILPNLIGADKAVSVIIENSLNQNKQLKGQQVFDLGIADAIFEGADFLEQSLIWTAQVLKGDVEVERPVIDRGEAWDQAVAKGRFIADSKVHGAAPAAYRALDIIAAAKNGDLQQGYDAEDKALADLIMGGELRSGIYAFNLVQKRGKRPAGAPDKNLARPVTKVGVVGAGLMASQLALLFLRRLEVPVVLTDIDQERVDKGVGYVHAEIEKLLGKGRINQDKANRLKALVSGVLDKAEGFAEADFVIEAVFEEIGVKQQVFAEVEAVAPAHAIFATNTSSLSVSEMASKLKNPERVVGFHFFNPVAVLPLLEIVRGEQTDDASLATAFAVAKKLKKTAVLTKDAPAFVVNRILTRFMGEIQNVIDEGTSVEVAEKAVEPLGLPMSPLVLLELVGPAIGLHVSETLNRAFPDRFTVSPNLAAVVKAGKRGFYVYDSGKPELDPEVAALLKQGDVVLTEEQVRDRVLDAVAQEIGLMLDEGVVAEAQDIDLCLITGAGWPFHLGGITPYLDREGVSERVNGKKFLAPGVASVPA; the protein is encoded by the coding sequence GTGAGCACCACCGCTGAGCTCCTGAAGGGCGCGGCCGAGCTGTTCCCGGACGAGGTCGTCACCCAGGCGCACGTACGCCACCTCGACCTGCCGTTCGGCGCCGGGCGCTTCGCCCTGATCACGCTGGACAACGGCTTCGACCACACCAAGCCGACCACCTTCGGCCCGCAGTCGCTGGCGAACCTCGACACGGCCATCGACCAGGTCGAGGCCGAGGCCGCCGCCGGTGACATCGTCGGCGTCGGTATCACCGGCAAGCCGTTCATCTTCGCGGTCGGCGCCGACCTCAAGGGCGTCGAGCTGCTGAAGGAGCACAAGGACGCGCTCGCCATCGGCAAGGGCGGCCACGAGGTCTTCAAGCGCCTCGCCGGTATCGCGGTCCCGACCTTCGCGTACTACAACGGCGCCGCGATGGGCGGTGGCGTCGAGGTCGGTCTGCACTGCGAGTACCGGACCGTGTCGAAGGCCCTGCCGGCCTTCTCGCTCCCCGAGGTCTTCCTCGGCCTGGTCCCCGGCTGGGGCGGCTGCACGATCCTGCCGAACCTGATCGGTGCCGACAAGGCCGTCTCGGTGATCATCGAGAACAGCCTCAACCAGAACAAGCAGCTCAAGGGCCAGCAGGTCTTCGACCTGGGCATCGCCGACGCCATCTTCGAGGGCGCCGACTTCCTGGAGCAGTCGCTGATCTGGACCGCCCAGGTGCTGAAGGGCGACGTCGAGGTCGAGCGTCCGGTGATCGACCGCGGTGAGGCCTGGGACCAGGCCGTCGCCAAGGGCCGCTTCATCGCGGACTCCAAGGTGCACGGGGCCGCTCCGGCCGCCTACCGCGCCCTCGACATCATCGCCGCCGCCAAGAACGGCGACCTCCAGCAGGGCTACGACGCCGAGGACAAGGCCCTCGCCGACCTGATCATGGGTGGCGAACTGCGCTCCGGCATCTACGCCTTCAACCTGGTCCAGAAGCGCGGCAAGCGTCCGGCCGGTGCGCCGGACAAGAACCTGGCGCGTCCGGTCACCAAGGTCGGTGTCGTCGGCGCCGGTCTGATGGCCTCGCAGCTCGCCCTGCTCTTCCTGCGCCGCCTGGAGGTGCCGGTCGTGCTGACCGACATCGACCAGGAGCGCGTCGACAAGGGTGTGGGCTACGTCCACGCCGAGATCGAGAAGCTGCTCGGCAAGGGCCGTATCAACCAGGACAAGGCCAACCGCCTCAAGGCGCTGGTCAGCGGTGTCCTGGACAAGGCCGAGGGCTTCGCGGAGGCGGACTTCGTCATCGAGGCCGTCTTCGAGGAGATCGGCGTCAAGCAGCAGGTGTTCGCGGAGGTCGAGGCGGTCGCCCCGGCGCACGCCATCTTCGCGACGAACACCTCCTCGCTGTCGGTCTCCGAGATGGCGTCGAAGCTGAAGAACCCCGAGCGGGTCGTCGGCTTCCACTTCTTCAACCCGGTCGCGGTCCTGCCGCTGCTGGAGATCGTCCGCGGCGAGCAGACCGACGACGCCTCGCTGGCCACGGCCTTCGCCGTCGCCAAGAAGCTGAAGAAGACCGCGGTCCTCACCAAGGACGCCCCGGCGTTCGTCGTGAACCGCATCCTCACCCGCTTCATGGGCGAGATCCAGAACGTCATCGACGAGGGCACCTCGGTCGAGGTCGCCGAGAAGGCCGTCGAGCCGCTCGGTCTGCCGATGTCCCCGCTCGTGCTCCTGGAGCTGGTCGGTCCCGCGATCGGTCTGCATGTCTCGGAGACCCTCAACCGGGCCTTCCCGGACCGCTTCACGGTCTCCCCGAACCTCGCGGCCGTCGTCAAGGCGGGCAAGCGCGGCTTCTACGTCTACGACTCCGGCAAGCCGGAGCTGGACCCCGAGGTCGCCGCGCTGCTGAAGCAGGGCGATGTCGTCCTGACCGAGGAGCAGGTCCGTGACCGTGTCCTCGACGCCGTCGCCCAGGAGATCGGGCTCATGCTCGACGAGGGTGTCGTCGCCGAGGCCCAGGACATCGACCTCTGCCTGATCACGGGCGCCGGCTGGCCCTTCCACCTGGGCGGCATCACGCCGTACCTGGACCGCGAGGGTGTCTCCGAGCGCGTGAACGGCAAGAAGTTCCTGGCGCCGGGCGTGGCCAGCGTCCCCGCGTAA
- a CDS encoding acetyl-CoA C-acyltransferase, with translation MPRTVRDVVFVDGVRTPFGKAGPKGIYHETRADDLVVKAIRELLRRNPGLDPKQIDEVAIAATTQIGDQGLTLGRTAGILAGLPQSVPGYSIDRMCAGALTAVTSVAGSIAFGAYDAVIAGGVEHMGRHPMGEGVDPNPRFVSEKLVDESALFMGMTAENLHDRYPHITKQRADEYAVRSQEKAAKAYANGKIQQDLVPISVRRTNAEAGETGWGLVTADEPMRPGTTLESLAGLKTPFRVHGRVTAGNAAGLNDGATASIIASEDFARENNLPVKMRLVSYAFAGVEPEVMGYGPIPATEKALAKAGLSIEDINLFEVNEAFAVQVLAFLDHYGIADDDERVNQYGGAIAFGHPLASSGVRLMTQLARQFEDQPNVRYGLTTMCVGFGMGATVIWENPHFDGGNK, from the coding sequence GTGCCTCGTACCGTCAGGGACGTCGTCTTCGTCGACGGCGTCCGCACCCCGTTCGGCAAGGCGGGCCCGAAGGGCATCTACCACGAGACCCGCGCCGACGACCTCGTCGTGAAGGCGATCCGGGAGCTGCTGCGCCGCAACCCCGGCCTCGACCCGAAGCAGATCGACGAGGTCGCCATCGCCGCGACCACGCAGATCGGTGACCAGGGCCTGACCCTCGGCCGTACCGCCGGCATCCTCGCCGGTCTGCCGCAGTCCGTGCCGGGCTACTCCATCGACCGCATGTGCGCCGGCGCGCTGACCGCCGTGACGTCCGTCGCCGGTTCGATCGCCTTCGGTGCCTACGACGCCGTCATCGCCGGTGGTGTCGAGCACATGGGCCGCCACCCGATGGGCGAGGGCGTGGACCCCAACCCGCGCTTCGTCAGCGAGAAGCTGGTCGACGAGTCGGCGCTGTTCATGGGCATGACCGCCGAGAACCTGCACGACCGCTACCCGCACATCACCAAGCAGCGCGCCGACGAGTACGCCGTGCGCTCGCAGGAGAAGGCCGCCAAGGCGTACGCCAACGGCAAGATCCAGCAGGACCTGGTGCCGATCTCCGTGCGCCGCACGAACGCCGAGGCCGGTGAGACGGGCTGGGGCCTGGTCACCGCCGACGAGCCGATGCGCCCCGGTACGACGCTGGAGAGCCTGGCCGGTCTGAAGACCCCGTTCCGCGTCCACGGCCGGGTCACCGCCGGTAACGCGGCCGGTCTGAACGACGGCGCCACCGCCTCGATCATCGCCTCCGAGGACTTCGCCCGCGAGAACAACCTCCCGGTGAAGATGCGCCTCGTCTCCTACGCCTTCGCGGGCGTCGAGCCGGAGGTCATGGGCTACGGCCCGATCCCGGCGACGGAGAAGGCCCTCGCCAAGGCGGGCCTGTCGATCGAGGACATCAACCTCTTCGAGGTCAACGAGGCCTTCGCCGTCCAGGTCCTGGCCTTCCTCGACCACTACGGCATCGCGGACGACGACGAGCGCGTCAACCAGTACGGCGGCGCGATCGCCTTCGGTCACCCGCTGGCCTCCTCGGGCGTGCGTCTCATGACGCAGCTGGCCCGCCAGTTCGAGGATCAGCCGAACGTCCGCTACGGCCTGACCACCATGTGCGTCGGCTTCGGCATGGGCGCGACGGTCATCTGGGAGAACCCGCACTTCGACGGAGGCAACAAGTGA